From the genome of Deinococcus sp. AJ005, one region includes:
- a CDS encoding nicotinamide mononucleotide transporter family protein, which translates to MTLLGLTLPPLALDLAGGLCVLVSLYYLWGKASTYWHWSNASLLPYFLLFLAGGQWMLAGLQVTYLLFGIHGLYLWHLEARRARGEIRFNEPLWYGVTWAASLLIFAYTVFLTDFGDVWNGVQFAAVTLALIANFATTRRWAWSWPVWVAVNAVQAVFFWHTQYWVLFGLQFILAGMSVYGWRQWRKDEAREVAFA; encoded by the coding sequence CCCTCGATCTGGCGGGCGGCCTGTGCGTCCTCGTCAGCCTGTATTACCTGTGGGGCAAGGCCAGCACCTACTGGCACTGGAGCAACGCCTCGCTGCTGCCGTACTTCCTGCTGTTCCTGGCGGGCGGGCAGTGGATGCTGGCGGGGTTGCAGGTCACGTACCTGCTGTTCGGCATTCACGGCCTGTACCTGTGGCATCTGGAGGCCCGGCGCGCACGCGGCGAGATTCGCTTCAACGAGCCGTTGTGGTACGGCGTAACCTGGGCCGCCAGCCTGCTGATCTTCGCCTATACGGTGTTCCTGACCGACTTCGGTGATGTGTGGAACGGCGTGCAGTTCGCGGCAGTCACACTGGCTTTAATCGCCAACTTCGCCACGACGCGCCGCTGGGCGTGGTCCTGGCCGGTCTGGGTGGCCGTAAACGCTGTGCAGGCAGTGTTTTTCTGGCACACGCAGTACTGGGTGCTGTTCGGTCTGCAATTCATCCTGGCGGGCATGAGCGTCTACGGCTGGCGGCAGTGGAGAAAAGACGAGGCGCGGGAAGTGGCCTTTGCCTGA
- a CDS encoding AAA family ATPase, with product MPEFAHALIVGKFAPFHRGHMLLLERALEQCERVSVWVYSRPDFPQMPSPLRRNWIRELFPARLFPGLELLPDAPNPPLNSEPDGVHRAYVRSVLDGWGIHPDAVYTSEDYGDALAAELGAAHVCVDRAREIVPISGTQLRADVHAHHQFLDPAIYAHFVGHVVLLGAESTGKSTLTRALAEACGTTYAREYGRDVYEREDGKLSPEHFLEIALGHRALEDEAARTPGVHRWVFCDTHAATTLMWSYLLTGTALPELHALADACRARYAHTFLCAEDLAHEQDGWRANTAVRTVQQGFIRQELGTWGIGFQEVKGSVSARVEQVRTALKL from the coding sequence TTGCCTGAGTTTGCCCATGCCCTGATCGTCGGCAAATTCGCCCCCTTCCACCGGGGGCACATGCTGCTGCTGGAGCGGGCGCTTGAGCAGTGCGAACGGGTGAGCGTGTGGGTCTATAGCCGCCCGGACTTTCCGCAGATGCCCTCACCGCTGCGCCGGAACTGGATACGCGAACTGTTTCCCGCCCGGCTGTTTCCAGGGCTGGAGCTGCTGCCCGACGCGCCCAACCCGCCCCTGAACAGCGAGCCGGATGGGGTTCACCGCGCCTATGTGCGTTCCGTGCTGGATGGATGGGGCATCCACCCCGACGCCGTGTACACCAGCGAGGACTACGGCGATGCGCTGGCGGCGGAACTGGGCGCGGCGCATGTGTGCGTGGACCGGGCGCGGGAAATCGTGCCGATCAGCGGAACGCAGTTGAGGGCCGATGTTCACGCGCACCATCAGTTTCTCGATCCTGCCATCTACGCCCATTTCGTGGGGCATGTCGTCCTGCTGGGCGCGGAAAGCACCGGCAAAAGCACGCTGACGCGGGCGCTGGCCGAAGCCTGCGGCACCACCTACGCCCGCGAATATGGCCGCGACGTGTACGAGCGCGAGGACGGCAAGCTGTCGCCCGAACACTTTCTGGAAATCGCGCTGGGTCACCGCGCCCTGGAAGACGAGGCCGCCCGCACCCCCGGCGTCCACCGCTGGGTCTTCTGCGATACCCACGCCGCCACCACGCTGATGTGGTCCTATCTGCTCACAGGCACAGCCCTGCCAGAACTACACGCGCTGGCCGACGCCTGCCGCGCCCGCTACGCCCACACATTCCTGTGCGCCGAAGATCTGGCCCACGAGCAGGATGGCTGGCGGGCCAACACGGCGGTCCGCACGGTGCAGCAGGGCTTTATCCGGCAGGAGCTGGGAACGTGGGGCATCGGGTTTCAGGAGGTTAAGGGCAGCGTATCTGCGCGGGTGGAACAGGTGCGGACGGCGCTAAAACTCTAG
- a CDS encoding cupin domain-containing protein: MKHIPSQTLTMNPAPEANFTGQVWMERQAVGVLRVTFTPGARTAWHTHPQGQTLIVLSGVGRVQKRGEAALTMTAGDVVQIDAGEEHWHGAAPDSLMQHLAINAGETVWLAKVTDGDYGV, encoded by the coding sequence ATGAAACACATTCCCAGCCAGACCCTGACCATGAACCCCGCTCCCGAAGCCAACTTCACCGGACAGGTCTGGATGGAACGTCAGGCCGTGGGCGTGCTGCGCGTGACCTTCACCCCTGGCGCGCGGACGGCGTGGCACACGCATCCGCAGGGGCAAACATTGATCGTCCTGAGTGGCGTGGGCCGGGTGCAGAAGCGCGGTGAAGCGGCCCTGACCATGACCGCCGGGGACGTGGTGCAGATCGACGCGGGCGAGGAACACTGGCACGGCGCGGCCCCCGACTCGCTGATGCAGCACCTCGCCATCAACGCGGGCGAAACCGTGTGGCTGGCCAAGGTGACGGATGGGGATTATGGAGTCTAG
- a CDS encoding 8-oxoguanine deaminase — protein MNPTRTALRRIHTLIPMTGERLSPTPPLQDAAVVLEGNEIVWVGLDQELPAELLEGAGVRDLSGHVVLPGLVNTHHHLYQTLTRCLAVDSGLFDWLKTLYPIWLNLTPEAAYDSAQLGLAELALSGCTTSSDHLYLYPNSVKLDDTIRAASDLGLRFHPTRGSMSLGESQGGLPPDRAVEREDAILADSARLIDAFHDPARLAMTRIALAPCSPFSVTGDLMRESAVLARQKGVMLHTHLAETADEDAFCLSKFGLRPLDYAESLGWTGPDVWFAHGVHFSADDAVRMGACGCGVAHCPSSNMRLASGIAPTRQLLEAGVRVALGVDGSASNDGSHLLAEARQALLSSRVRGVPGQAPNAADALTAYDALWLATRGGASVLNRDDIGQLAPGFAADLIAIDLRDLGYSGARHDPVSALTLCAPPRVALNIVNGRVIVEGGELLGVELPALVERHDAHSRRMIGLG, from the coding sequence ATGAATCCCACCCGAACCGCTTTGCGCCGCATCCACACGCTGATCCCCATGACCGGGGAACGCCTGTCGCCCACACCGCCGCTGCAAGACGCCGCCGTGGTGCTGGAGGGAAATGAAATCGTCTGGGTGGGGTTGGACCAGGAATTGCCTGCCGAGCTGCTAGAAGGCGCGGGGGTCCGTGATCTGAGCGGCCACGTTGTCTTGCCCGGTCTGGTGAACACCCACCATCACCTGTACCAGACCTTGACCCGCTGCCTGGCGGTGGATTCGGGGCTGTTCGACTGGCTGAAAACCCTTTATCCGATCTGGTTGAACCTGACGCCGGAAGCTGCCTATGACAGCGCCCAGCTTGGCCTGGCAGAGCTGGCGCTGAGCGGCTGCACCACCTCCTCTGATCACCTATACCTGTATCCGAACAGCGTGAAGTTGGACGACACCATCCGCGCCGCGAGTGACCTGGGCCTGCGCTTTCACCCCACGCGCGGCAGTATGAGCCTGGGCGAGTCTCAGGGTGGATTGCCACCAGACCGCGCCGTGGAACGTGAAGACGCCATCCTGGCCGATTCCGCGCGGCTGATCGATGCCTTCCATGATCCAGCCCGCCTTGCCATGACGCGCATTGCGCTGGCCCCATGTTCGCCGTTCTCGGTGACGGGCGATCTGATGCGCGAAAGCGCCGTACTGGCCCGCCAGAAAGGGGTGATGCTGCACACCCATCTGGCCGAGACCGCCGACGAGGACGCCTTCTGCCTGTCCAAATTCGGTCTGCGTCCGCTGGATTATGCCGAGTCGCTGGGCTGGACCGGGCCGGACGTGTGGTTCGCGCACGGCGTTCATTTCAGCGCGGACGATGCCGTGCGAATGGGGGCCTGTGGCTGCGGCGTGGCGCATTGCCCCAGCAGCAACATGCGGCTGGCCAGCGGGATTGCCCCCACCCGACAACTGCTGGAAGCGGGAGTGCGCGTGGCGCTGGGTGTGGATGGCAGCGCCAGCAACGACGGCTCGCACCTGCTGGCCGAGGCGCGGCAGGCGCTCCTGTCCTCGCGGGTGCGCGGCGTGCCGGGTCAGGCTCCCAACGCGGCGGACGCCCTGACCGCCTATGACGCCCTGTGGCTGGCGACACGCGGCGGGGCGTCCGTGCTGAACCGTGACGACATCGGGCAGCTTGCGCCGGGCTTTGCCGCCGATCTGATCGCCATTGATCTGCGCGATCTGGGCTATTCGGGGGCCAGACACGACCCGGTCAGCGCCCTGACCCTCTGCGCGCCGCCGCGTGTGGCGCTGAACATCGTGAATGGGCGCGTGATCGTGGAGGGTGGGGAGTTGCTGGGCGTGGAACTGCCCGCGCTGGTGGAACGCCACGACGCGCACAGCCGCCGGATGATCGGACTGGGCTGA
- a CDS encoding DinB family protein has protein sequence MTRPQPGDYPPFYARYVNLAPEEDVVGAMLAQAPLTRAQILNFADRPDHRYAPDKWSVKQVVGHMADTERVFGFRALWYARADSSPLPGFEQDDWMAASDFGTPTLEELLAGFEAARSNNLFVLRQLAPEAWARQGSANGHPFTVRAYAHGMLGHERAHLQILMERYT, from the coding sequence ATGACCCGTCCCCAGCCCGGCGACTATCCACCCTTTTACGCCCGCTACGTCAACCTCGCACCAGAGGAAGATGTGGTGGGCGCGATGCTGGCGCAGGCCCCGCTGACCCGCGCCCAGATTCTGAACTTTGCAGACCGTCCCGATCACCGCTACGCCCCGGACAAGTGGAGCGTGAAGCAAGTCGTGGGTCACATGGCCGACACCGAGCGCGTTTTCGGCTTCCGGGCGCTGTGGTATGCCCGTGCCGATTCCTCACCGTTGCCCGGTTTCGAGCAGGACGACTGGATGGCCGCCAGTGACTTCGGTACACCGACGCTGGAGGAACTGCTGGCCGGATTCGAGGCGGCCCGCAGCAACAATTTATTCGTGTTGCGCCAGCTTGCGCCGGAAGCCTGGGCGCGGCAGGGCAGCGCCAACGGCCATCCCTTCACGGTGCGGGCCTACGCCCACGGGATGCTGGGTCATGAGCGGGCACATCTGCAAATTCTCATGGAGCGGTATACTTGA
- a CDS encoding clostripain-related cysteine peptidase, translated as MGRWPPAQHLPGPGRWLLYLDADHNLDSSALDDLVEMTEAGPLKNVNVVYQLDRNDDEEGAGPGVERGVIENGKRVKVETLPELNSDDPKNVAAFLNWAYDAYPSAHRGLIMWDHGGQWDGGFGGDTHGPGLSEENSGNLKPEAFAAALQGVLKTLGGQPLDFLGFDTCLMGGAELIAQFAPLTRLYIADAEIDYGNGWNYAPTLRALDAAPDISMTAFGEQEVKLWEAQHREDASDKLYGVHAAYDTSRWPEVQKQLDALSVTLTPLIGASSAAGFLWRARGEAIQYSFDNEGQPGKTLPYVDLGQFAAKVSKYSGDAGVKARAAALGTAIDQLVIAKSVGSRRQEASALSIYYPTQKQTVPDAELLARYKTLPMNTVSPNTAGAWAGFQQTWAEAVRADTTPPVLKNADLTPNKDSGAVVSFTAEGADVYSALVSLYQVLGKGQYLDYGDVYYKRIVAGDYKFDWQTQAWSMGDGETSSLITADRGDPDDEFMSASAQYTPPGSKPYDVIVRFTDDGEVTGLLDDSGESPIGMDAEAGATLQFYLRTYDETTDKYGWQLQKEKLDVTADDLSNLLAEKSELPDGTFELDFSVSDYAGNTASDNLETDVR; from the coding sequence ATGGGGCGATGGCCGCCAGCGCAGCACCTGCCCGGCCCTGGACGGTGGCTGTTATATCTCGACGCCGACCACAACCTCGATTCCAGCGCTCTGGATGACCTAGTGGAGATGACCGAGGCCGGGCCACTGAAAAACGTGAATGTTGTTTACCAGCTTGACCGCAACGACGACGAGGAGGGCGCTGGGCCAGGTGTGGAACGCGGCGTGATCGAGAACGGCAAGCGCGTGAAGGTGGAGACACTGCCCGAACTGAACAGCGACGATCCCAAAAATGTCGCCGCATTCCTGAACTGGGCCTATGACGCCTATCCGTCGGCGCACCGGGGGCTGATCATGTGGGATCACGGCGGGCAGTGGGACGGCGGATTCGGCGGAGACACCCACGGCCCCGGCCTGAGCGAGGAGAACTCCGGCAATCTGAAGCCGGAGGCTTTCGCCGCCGCGTTGCAGGGCGTTCTTAAGACCCTGGGGGGCCAGCCGCTCGATTTTCTGGGCTTCGACACCTGCCTGATGGGCGGCGCGGAACTGATCGCACAGTTTGCGCCGCTCACCCGGCTGTATATCGCCGACGCCGAGATCGATTATGGCAACGGCTGGAATTACGCCCCGACGCTCAGGGCGCTGGACGCCGCTCCAGACATCAGCATGACCGCCTTCGGGGAGCAGGAGGTCAAGCTCTGGGAAGCGCAGCACCGCGAGGATGCCAGCGACAAGCTGTACGGCGTCCATGCGGCCTACGACACCAGCCGCTGGCCCGAGGTTCAGAAACAACTGGACGCCCTGTCGGTGACCCTCACGCCGCTGATCGGGGCGTCCAGCGCTGCCGGGTTCCTGTGGCGAGCGCGGGGCGAGGCGATTCAGTACTCCTTCGACAACGAGGGTCAGCCGGGCAAGACCCTGCCCTATGTCGATCTGGGACAGTTCGCGGCGAAGGTCTCGAAGTACAGCGGGGACGCGGGCGTCAAGGCCAGGGCGGCGGCACTGGGGACGGCCATTGATCAACTGGTGATTGCAAAGTCTGTGGGTTCGCGGCGTCAGGAGGCCTCGGCGCTGTCGATCTATTACCCGACCCAGAAGCAGACCGTGCCGGACGCGGAGTTGCTGGCCCGTTACAAGACCCTGCCGATGAACACCGTGTCGCCGAACACCGCTGGGGCGTGGGCTGGTTTTCAGCAGACCTGGGCAGAGGCCGTGCGGGCAGACACGACGCCGCCTGTGCTGAAAAATGCGGACCTGACGCCCAACAAGGACAGTGGTGCCGTGGTCAGCTTCACGGCAGAGGGGGCGGACGTCTATTCGGCGCTGGTCAGCCTGTATCAGGTCCTCGGCAAGGGCCAGTACCTGGACTACGGCGACGTGTACTACAAGCGGATCGTGGCGGGCGATTACAAGTTCGACTGGCAGACGCAGGCGTGGTCGATGGGCGACGGCGAGACCTCAAGTCTGATCACGGCGGACCGTGGCGACCCGGACGACGAGTTCATGTCCGCGTCTGCCCAGTACACGCCGCCGGGCAGCAAACCCTATGACGTGATCGTGCGGTTCACCGATGACGGCGAGGTGACCGGCCTGCTCGACGACAGCGGGGAGTCCCCGATTGGGATGGACGCCGAGGCGGGCGCGACGTTGCAGTTCTACTTGCGGACCTATGACGAGACCACCGACAAGTACGGCTGGCAGCTTCAGAAGGAAAAGCTGGACGTCACCGCAGATGACCTCTCGAATCTGCTGGCCGAGAAGTCCGAGTTACCCGACGGAACCTTCGAGCTGGATTTCAGCGTTTCCGACTACGCTGGGAATACCGCTAGCGACAATCTGGAAACCGACGTGCGTTAG
- the ald gene encoding alanine dehydrogenase, protein MQIGLPKEIKVKENRVALTPGGAATLVRRGHTVIVQEGAGVGSGLPDQQYIDAGATIGTAEDAWAAEMVVKVKEPIAAEYKYLREDLLLFTYLHLAADRPLTEALLAAGTTGVAYETVQIEDRSLPLLTPMSEVAGRLSVQAGAYHLQKPVGGRGVLLGGVPGVPPGHVVILGGGVVGTNAAKMAMGLGARVTILDVSHRRLTYLDDVFFGRLRTMMSSEANIRALLPEADLLIGGVLIPGAKAPHLVTRDMLGLMQEGSVIADVAVDQGGCVETIHPTTHDDPTYVVDGVVHYGVANMPGAVPRTSTFALTNATFPYVLLLADEGRYVLKKNAALQLGVNTHRGQLTYGAVAEAFDLPHVEVATALG, encoded by the coding sequence ATGCAGATCGGACTTCCCAAGGAAATCAAGGTCAAGGAGAATCGTGTTGCTCTCACCCCTGGCGGGGCGGCCACGCTGGTCCGGCGCGGCCACACCGTCATTGTTCAGGAGGGTGCGGGTGTCGGCAGCGGCCTTCCCGATCAGCAATACATCGATGCGGGCGCAACAATCGGCACTGCCGAGGACGCCTGGGCCGCCGAGATGGTGGTCAAGGTCAAGGAGCCGATTGCCGCCGAGTACAAGTACCTGCGCGAGGACCTGCTGCTGTTTACCTACCTGCACCTGGCCGCAGATCGCCCGCTGACCGAGGCGCTGCTGGCGGCAGGCACCACGGGCGTGGCCTACGAAACCGTGCAGATTGAGGACCGCAGCCTGCCCCTGCTGACCCCCATGAGTGAGGTCGCGGGTCGCCTGAGCGTGCAGGCGGGCGCATACCACCTGCAAAAGCCGGTGGGCGGGCGCGGCGTGCTGCTGGGCGGCGTTCCTGGCGTGCCGCCCGGCCATGTGGTGATTCTGGGCGGCGGTGTGGTGGGCACCAATGCGGCCAAGATGGCGATGGGCCTGGGCGCGCGGGTCACCATCCTGGACGTCAGCCACCGCCGACTGACCTACCTGGACGACGTGTTCTTTGGCCGCCTGAGAACCATGATGAGCAGCGAGGCCAACATCCGCGCCCTGCTGCCCGAGGCGGACCTGCTGATCGGCGGCGTCCTGATCCCCGGCGCGAAGGCCCCCCATCTGGTCACCCGCGACATGCTGGGCCTGATGCAGGAGGGCAGCGTGATCGCGGACGTGGCGGTGGATCAGGGCGGCTGCGTGGAGACCATTCACCCCACCACCCACGACGATCCCACCTACGTGGTGGACGGCGTGGTGCATTACGGTGTGGCCAACATGCCGGGGGCTGTGCCGCGCACCAGCACCTTCGCCCTGACCAACGCCACCTTTCCGTACGTGCTGCTGCTGGCCGATGAGGGCCGCTACGTGCTGAAAAAGAACGCGGCGCTGCAACTGGGCGTCAACACCCACCGGGGCCAGTTGACCTACGGGGCCGTGGCCGAGGCTTTTGACCTGCCACATGTGGAAGTGGCGACGGCGCTGGGATAG
- a CDS encoding Lrp/AsnC family transcriptional regulator, whose amino-acid sequence MSQNNLDAIDKQILTILQRDARLPNTELADEIGLTPAPTLRRVRRLEEEGIIQRYVALLDHKKVGRDLLVLVRVTLDKQTRQGFNDFATQMQARPEVLECYLCLGDIDYLLKVSVPDLDAYQHFLVNTLAAIPGVRNTASTILVKQEKYTTSLPLE is encoded by the coding sequence ATGTCTCAAAACAACCTTGATGCGATTGACAAGCAAATCCTGACTATTCTCCAGCGGGATGCCCGGCTGCCCAACACTGAACTGGCCGACGAGATCGGGTTGACCCCCGCTCCCACGTTGCGCCGGGTGCGGCGGCTGGAGGAAGAGGGCATCATCCAGCGTTACGTGGCGCTGCTGGACCACAAAAAGGTGGGGCGCGATCTGCTGGTTCTCGTGCGCGTGACGCTGGACAAGCAGACCCGCCAGGGCTTCAACGACTTCGCCACGCAGATGCAGGCGCGCCCCGAGGTGCTGGAGTGCTACCTGTGCCTGGGCGACATCGACTATCTGCTCAAGGTCAGCGTGCCCGACCTGGACGCCTATCAGCACTTTCTGGTCAACACCCTGGCCGCCATTCCCGGTGTCCGCAACACCGCCAGCACCATTCTGGTCAAGCAGGAGAAATACACCACCAGCCTGCCGCTGGAGTGA
- a CDS encoding peptidylprolyl isomerase, with protein MNTNKPTTLLLSASLLMLAACAPNTQAQTAQTTPAQPTPAKTTPVTPPATTPPSASAFTPVKPLSDKPVREFAKAAQVIDPAKTYRAVLKTEKGDVTVELNAKAAPVAVNNFVFLALNHFYDGTRFHRVIDGFMAQGGDPLSADPAQKNRWGTGGPGYSFSAENGNGLKFDSAGVLGMARAASLDSQGSQFYITVAPADFLDGQYTVFGKVIEGQAVLDKLTRNDSGNGPIAGKAADELKSVEILVSGGS; from the coding sequence ATGAACACTAATAAACCCACTACCCTGCTGCTTTCCGCCTCGCTGCTGATGCTGGCGGCCTGCGCGCCGAACACCCAGGCGCAGACCGCCCAGACCACTCCTGCCCAGCCTACCCCTGCCAAGACCACACCCGTCACTCCCCCAGCCACGACGCCGCCCAGCGCTTCCGCATTCACGCCCGTCAAGCCGCTGAGTGACAAGCCCGTGCGCGAGTTTGCTAAGGCCGCACAGGTGATCGACCCGGCCAAGACCTACCGCGCCGTGCTGAAAACCGAGAAGGGCGACGTGACAGTGGAACTGAACGCCAAAGCCGCACCTGTGGCCGTCAACAACTTCGTGTTTCTGGCGCTGAACCACTTCTACGACGGCACGCGTTTTCACCGCGTCATTGACGGCTTCATGGCGCAGGGCGGCGATCCCCTGAGTGCAGACCCGGCACAGAAAAACCGCTGGGGCACAGGTGGCCCCGGGTATAGCTTTAGTGCCGAGAACGGCAACGGCCTGAAGTTTGACAGTGCGGGCGTTCTGGGCATGGCGCGGGCCGCCAGCCTGGATTCGCAGGGCAGCCAGTTTTACATCACGGTGGCCCCCGCCGACTTTCTGGACGGCCAGTACACCGTGTTCGGCAAGGTCATCGAAGGTCAGGCCGTGCTGGATAAACTGACGCGCAACGACAGTGGCAACGGCCCGATTGCCGGGAAGGCAGCAGACGAACTGAAGAGCGTGGAAATCCTGGTGTCCGGCGGAAGTTGA
- a CDS encoding DUF3084 domain-containing protein — protein sequence MLWLFLPFVVVLSGVVAYAADTIARKAGRKHIRLFGLRPKTTALLVAVASGMAISAASLAAFLLLNRNAVSTIAEADQLRPRIEALRQEVGAVQGELKSVQAERDQAQREADKSAKLQAQAEANLATIRGQLETTRAAEKTLRAETRTLQGQVDEQTANLKTLEVRAAENRAKLQKSEQALKASQARAQTLDSQVVELNTRVALAEQEAQSAQERADTAQATAQAQQDRALTAQATAKAEQERALGAQATARRQVQEAQASVQQAKQSAAAQISAAGKQVTDLKTQVAGLEQSRQQAANALTVAVAAAAAARQQQQVAQQARDTLAAQRDQLTAQRNALTAQRNALTAQRDALTVQRDKLVADGVRLARERDQAAQERTQATADREKVRKDLTALQQQQQQLRASNDELKNSNDSLARALADARASLGRLQDENLSSRTELSASRNTDLAYPKNELVYAAVVPGVRNLDEFLKDAAGAAQARGAKATASAPSARLSGTARTVLETKLRGLNVSTFVQCRAAQNAAVGFPVDLSCDARPNTVLYRGGEVIRRVSITLGGDPRAMQDQISDLVKDAVTDITTRGVPSEYILNKGLDVSELVTLIDRLSKRTGTTAVVGVAARDDVRPSMRVDLYPVLP from the coding sequence GTGCTGTGGCTGTTTTTGCCCTTCGTGGTGGTGCTGTCGGGCGTGGTGGCATACGCCGCCGACACCATTGCCCGCAAGGCCGGGCGCAAGCACATCCGGCTGTTCGGGCTGCGGCCCAAGACCACGGCGCTGCTGGTGGCGGTGGCGTCTGGCATGGCGATCAGTGCGGCCAGTCTGGCGGCCTTCCTGCTACTTAACCGCAACGCCGTGTCCACCATTGCCGAGGCCGATCAGCTCCGCCCCCGCATCGAGGCCCTGCGTCAAGAGGTGGGCGCGGTGCAGGGCGAGCTGAAGTCGGTTCAGGCCGAGCGCGATCAGGCGCAGCGGGAAGCCGACAAGTCCGCGAAGTTGCAGGCCCAGGCCGAGGCGAATCTGGCAACGATTCGCGGTCAGTTGGAGACCACCCGCGCCGCCGAGAAGACGCTGCGGGCCGAAACCAGGACCTTGCAGGGACAGGTAGACGAACAGACTGCCAACCTGAAAACCCTGGAGGTCCGCGCCGCCGAGAACCGCGCCAAGCTCCAGAAGTCCGAACAGGCCCTGAAAGCCAGTCAGGCCCGAGCGCAGACGCTGGACAGTCAGGTGGTGGAGCTGAATACCCGCGTCGCCCTAGCCGAGCAGGAGGCCCAGTCGGCCCAGGAGCGTGCCGACACGGCGCAGGCCACGGCGCAGGCCCAGCAGGACAGGGCGCTGACGGCCCAGGCCACGGCGAAAGCCGAGCAGGAACGGGCGCTGGGTGCCCAGGCGACGGCCAGGAGGCAGGTCCAGGAGGCGCAGGCCAGCGTCCAGCAGGCGAAACAAAGTGCCGCCGCGCAGATCAGCGCCGCGGGGAAGCAGGTCACGGACCTCAAAACCCAGGTTGCTGGCCTGGAACAGTCGCGCCAGCAGGCCGCCAACGCGTTGACCGTGGCCGTGGCCGCCGCCGCCGCCGCCAGACAGCAGCAACAGGTGGCGCAGCAAGCCAGGGATACGCTGGCCGCCCAGCGTGATCAGCTCACGGCGCAGCGCAACGCACTGACTGCTCAGCGCAATGCATTGACCGCCCAGCGCGACGCCCTGACGGTCCAGCGCGACAAACTGGTGGCCGATGGTGTCCGGCTGGCGCGGGAGCGCGATCAGGCGGCCCAAGAACGCACCCAGGCCACGGCGGACCGGGAGAAGGTTCGCAAGGATCTGACGGCCCTGCAACAGCAGCAGCAGCAACTCCGGGCCAGCAACGACGAACTGAAGAACAGCAACGATTCGCTGGCCCGCGCCCTGGCCGACGCCCGCGCCAGCCTGGGCCGCTTGCAGGACGAGAACCTGTCCAGTCGCACCGAACTGAGTGCCAGCCGCAACACCGATCTGGCCTATCCCAAGAACGAACTGGTCTACGCCGCCGTGGTGCCGGGCGTGCGCAACCTGGACGAGTTCCTGAAAGACGCCGCCGGGGCGGCCCAGGCGCGCGGCGCGAAAGCCACCGCCAGCGCCCCCAGCGCCCGCCTGAGCGGCACCGCCCGCACTGTCCTGGAAACCAAATTGCGCGGCCTGAACGTCAGCACCTTCGTGCAATGCCGCGCCGCCCAGAACGCCGCCGTGGGTTTTCCGGTGGACCTGAGTTGCGACGCCCGCCCCAACACAGTGTTGTACCGGGGCGGCGAGGTCATCCGGCGCGTCAGCATCACGCTGGGGGGCGATCCACGCGCCATGCAGGACCAGATCAGTGACCTCGTCAAGGACGCCGTGACCGACATCACCACGCGCGGCGTGCCCAGCGAGTACATCCTGAACAAGGGTCTGGACGTGTCGGAACTGGTCACGCTGATCGACCGCCTGAGCAAGCGCACAGGAACCACGGCGGTGGTGGGCGTGGCCGCGCGTGATGACGTGCGGCCCAGCATGCGGGTGGACCTGTACCCGGTGCTGCCCTGA
- the lptB gene encoding LPS export ABC transporter ATP-binding protein, translating into MASNLSKSYGRRAVVRDVSFMVRPGEIVALFGPNGAGKTTTFYMLVGFIRPGGGSIALGEKDVTRLPMHERARMGLGYLPQEPSAFRKLTARDNLLAILEYQNLSKAEQFERADALLAEFGLTHLANNFAYQLSGGERRRLELARALTTDPDYLLLDEPFTGVDPKSIREIQRLIRELRDRRGIGVFITDHNVRETIALTDRVYLMFDGQVKFEGTPQEFAQDIHARNDYLGDDFEL; encoded by the coding sequence GTGGCCAGCAACCTGAGCAAGTCCTACGGGCGGCGCGCGGTGGTGCGGGACGTGAGTTTCATGGTGCGGCCCGGCGAGATCGTGGCGCTGTTCGGCCCCAACGGGGCAGGGAAGACCACCACCTTTTACATGCTGGTGGGCTTTATCCGGCCCGGTGGCGGCAGCATTGCGCTGGGCGAAAAAGACGTGACGCGCCTGCCCATGCACGAACGCGCCCGCATGGGCCTGGGCTACCTGCCGCAGGAACCCAGCGCTTTTCGCAAGCTGACGGCCCGCGACAACCTGCTGGCGATCCTGGAATACCAGAATCTGTCCAAGGCCGAGCAGTTTGAACGGGCTGACGCGCTGCTGGCCGAATTCGGGCTGACCCATCTGGCAAACAATTTTGCCTATCAGCTCTCGGGCGGGGAACGCCGCCGCCTGGAACTGGCCCGCGCCCTGACCACCGATCCCGATTACCTGCTGCTGGATGAGCCGTTCACCGGAGTGGACCCCAAGAGCATCCGTGAAATTCAGCGCCTGATCCGCGAGTTGCGGGACCGCCGGGGCATCGGCGTATTCATCACCGACCACAACGTCCGCGAGACGATTGCCCTGACGGACCGGGTGTATCTGATGTTCGACGGTCAGGTCAAGTTTGAAGGCACGCCGCAGGAATTCGCGCAGGATATCCACGCCCGCAACGATTACCTCGGCGACGACTTCGAGCTGTAG